The Miscanthus floridulus cultivar M001 chromosome 17, ASM1932011v1, whole genome shotgun sequence genome has a window encoding:
- the LOC136518558 gene encoding probable carbohydrate esterase At4g34215 — protein sequence MAQLLSALPMLVLLPFLLFLAAAGAEEAATASASSPTLVFLLAGQSNMGGRGGATSGTWDGVVPPDCAPSPRILRLSPSLRWEEAREPLHAGIDLHNVLGVGPGMPFAHALLRSWRSGRRRPAVVGLVPCAQGATPIANWSRGTPLYDRMLARARAAMQQTANGPRPRLAALLWYQGEADTIRRQDADVYTSRMEAFVRDVRRDLGMPDLLVIQVGLATGQGKFVDIVREAQRRVSLHNVKYVDAKGLPVASDYTHLTTPAQVQLGKMLAASYLAATLALRV from the coding sequence ATGGCGCAACTGCTCTCAGCACTCCCAATGCTCGTGCTGCtgcctttcctcctcttcctggcCGCCGCAGGGGCAGAGGAGGCAGCCACTGCCTCCGCCTCCAGCCCGACGCTGGTGTTCCTCCTTGCGGGGCAGTCCAACatgggcggccgcggcggcgccacCAGCGGCACCTGGGACGGCGTGGTGCCGCCCGACTGCGCGCCCTCCCCGCGCATCCTCCGCCTCTCCCCGTCCCTTCGCTGGGAGGAGGCCCGGGAGCCGCTGCACGCCGGCATCGACCTGCACAACGTGCTCGGGGTCGGCCCCGGGATGCCCTTCGCGCACGCGCTCCTGCGGTCCTGGcgctccggccgccgccgccccgccgtCGTGGGGCTCGTCCCCTGCGCGCAGGGCGCCACGCCCATCGCCAACTGGTCCCGCGGCACGCCGCTGTACGACCGCATGCTCGCGCGCGcaagggccgccatgcagcagACGGCCAACGGGCCCAGGCCCAGGCTCGCCGCGCTGCTCTGGTACCAGGGCGAGGCCGACACCATCAGGCGCCAGGACGCCGACGTCTACACGTCCCGCATGGAGGCCTTCGTCCGCGACGTCAGGCGGGACCTCGGCATGCCGGACCTGCTCGTCATCCAGGTCGGGCTCGCCACGGGGCAGGGCAAGTTCGTCGACATCGTCAGGGAGGCGCAGAGGAGGGTCAGCCTCCACAACGTCAAGTACGTGGACGCCAAGGGCCTGCCCGTCGCCAGCGACTACACGCATCTTACCACGCCGGCGCAGGTGCAGCTGGGGAAGATGCTCGCCGCCTCCTACCTGGCAGCCACGCTAGCTCTGAGAGTCTGA
- the LOC136518737 gene encoding uncharacterized protein has product MDSGVPAPASAPAAAPAAAKDKLCRRCKTCYDPSANTRLSCRFHPSFFVCRRHDDQKRYYELRDGDPPYAAKFYDCCGAEDPDAPGCTTDLHRSYDDAQG; this is encoded by the exons ATGGATTCCGGCGTGCCTGCCCCTGCCTCCGCCCCTGCCGCCGCACCCGCGGCGGCCAAAGACAAGCTGTGCCGGCGGTGCAAGACGTGCTACGATCCCTCGGCCAACACGCGCCTCTCCTGCAGGTTCCACCCTTCCTTCTTCGTCTGCCGTCGACACGACGACCAGAAGAG GTACTACGAGCTCCGCGACGGCGACCCTCCCTACGCCGCCAAGTTCTACGACTGCTGCGGCGCCGAGGACCCCGACGCTCCCGGATGCACCACAGACCTGCACCGTTCCTACGACGACGCCCAGGGCTAG